TGCGCGATCAAAAGAATTAAAATAATCCTTTGCAATGAATTCATTAGCCCACTTTAACTCTTCCAGTCCGTCAATTTCAAGGGCAGTTTCCTGCAAATTTTGACGCTCTTTTTCATCTAATCCGTGATAGTGAAAAATTACAGATTTAAGTAGTAAATAAGCCTTCTTTTCTTCGCTGGTCATGGGGTCAATTTTCATTAGCAAAAAAAGTAAAATAAAATTTAAAAACTAATATTCCTTAACTTTAAAAAGTACAGGTTTACTAGGGCTCGCGTCAGCTTCAAGGCTTGTGATTTGTAAATTGAGTAAGTACAACCCGTCTTGTATATCATTGTTTACGTAAATCAGTTCTGTAATGGTGCAGTCCTTTCGGATATTACCATTCATATTCCAAAAAGCCCGGTGCGATTTAAGCTCCCCTCCATCGACCTCCCTGTCTACAGACGGTAAGTCTATGAGTAGGTGCTTTACATCCTTTTGGCATAGCAACTCTGCAATTCTGCTATCCATATAACAAGGATTGGTGCCGGAGTATTGACGATGAAGCTTTTCAATAGTATTTGGAGAGGTTCTGATAATAATAGCCTCTATACCTTCCTGAAATACGGCTTGAAAATCCTCAAAACTAATTACCAAATCCCCATTGGGTTTTTGTGTTGGAGGGAGAGTAATAACCTGTGCGCTAAAGTGGTATCTTTTAAGGCATTTGTTTAATGTCGCTCCCTGATCAGACGAAATGTGTCCGAAACACTCGGTATGAGTCCCGTTTCCATGTGGGGTAATAGAAATTGACTGATAATTTACACTTCCTCCCAATGCTACGCTACCAATGAAGTCTCCTGACCGAATAGTTTCAAAATTAACCGGAGCTGCGTAATAGCAATTTGGATTATCGCTGCCCGCATTAAGGGGAATGGATATATCCAAAGGATTAGTAAGATCCGCCTCATAGACTTTCGCATTTATAATAAAAGACGCTTTCATATCTAAATTTTGAATAGGTCTGAAGATATTTTATCTGCCAGTAATAAACCACTACGGGTTAATTTAAGATGTTTTCCGTCAATTATAGCATAACTCTTGGTGAGGAGTCTGTCCAGGTATTCCCGTTGATCAGCAAGAAGGTCATAGCTCCACTCATTTTTTAACTTTTCAAGATTTGCACCCCACTTGGTCCGTAGGGTGGTGAGTAGGTATTCATTGATCCTGTCTTCATTAGTTAGAATATCGGCTTCATACGGAATTTCAGAATGGGCAATGGCTTTCAAATATTTTGGATTATGGCTAATGTTGAACCTGCGGTTTACACCATCATAAGAATGGGCACTTGGTCCTATTCCTAAATACTTTTCTTGCTTCCAGTAGCCTGAATTATGCCTGGAATGATATCCGGGTCTGCAAAAATTGGATACCTCATATTGTTCGTACCCGGAATGAGAAAGGCGCTCCAGCAGGATTTCAAATTGAGCAGCGGAAAACTCTTCGTCAATAGGTGGAATATTCCCTTTTAACAACCAGGTGCCAAAAGTGGTTCTGGGTTCTATAGTGAGACTGTATGAGGATATATGCTCAGGCTGTAATGCCAAAGCCTGATCCAGATCCCTGTGCCAGTTTTCATGGTTATCCGCAGGAATTGCATAAATTAGGTCTATACTTATATTATCAAACCCAGATTTTCGAGCATCTTCAAAGCATTTTAATGCCTGCTGCTGGCTATGGGCCCTGTTCAGATAATTCAAAACAGCTGGATTGAATGACTGGATACCAATACTTAACCTGTTAACCCCCGTTTGATAAAGTATCTCCAGCTTTTCCGCCGTAAGATCATCAGGATTAGCCTCAAGGGTTATTTCCGGAGATGGAGCAATAACATAATTGGCTTTAATTATATCCAAAAGTTTTTTCAATTGTTCACCTGTCAAAAGAGAAGGTGTTCCTCCTCCAAAATATATGGTGCTTATCGGATCTTGTTGAAGGTAGTCTTTCTGTAGCTTTAGTTCGGTGCACAGTGCCTCTACCATTTCCCTAACATACTTCTGATTAGTGCTGAAATGGAAGTCACAATAATAACAAGCTTGTTTACAAAACGGAACATGTAGATATATACCAGCCAAATCGTTATAATTAAGTCAGCTTAAAATTAAATTTTATTTATTTGGTAAGGAAACTAATATATAGCACTTTCTTTTTTTTATCAGCCATTAACTTATGTCACGGGCAGAATTATACATTACAGTTTCTGGGCTCTGATAAAACACTTGACATAGTTGAAGAATTCCAGCCATTGCAACAACGGGTTACGGATTCTTTAGAGGTAATAAGTCAAACCAATAAGTTACTTGCCAGTCTTTATTCCAGGGGTTATCTCAGGGCCGAAACCACACGAGCTAATTTCTCCAATAATGTTTTTAGAGTAGGAGTCAATGCTGGTGAGCAATATTACTGGGCTTACTTGCAGCAGGGCTCTGTGCCCGAAGTGTTACTGAGCAAAATAGGTTATAGAGAACGGTTCTATATCAACAAACCTTTTAAGTTCGGTGAGCTGGCAAGGTTATTTAACAAAATAGTCAGGCAGAGTGAAAATACCGGTTATCCTTTTGCTTCCGTGAAGCTTGATTCAATTACCGTAGTCAACAATACTATTCAGTCCGTATTAAATTATACAAGTGGTCCTTTAATCACCTATGATTCCCTTATTATTAAAGGTACAGACAAGGTCAAAATAAAATGGCTGATGAGCTATCTTGAAATGCGACCGGGTGAAGTGTTTAACCAGGGAGTGCTTGATAAAATAGCCTCAAGAATAAATAAACTTGGGTTTATAGAACTGGCTGCTCCGGTTGAGGTCACTTTTCAAAATAGTCAGGCCACTGTAATGCTAACCCTTAAAAATATCAACGCTAATCGTATTGATGGTGTAGTGGGGATTTTGCCAAATGCACAGAATGACGGTAAGCTATTGGTAACAGGACAATTCGACCTTTCCTTAACTAACCTTTTTAATAGTGGCAAGCGGCTTGACGTTGAATGGCAGAGGCTCAAACCATTGTCGCAGTTTCTGCATATTGCATACCGTCATCCTAACATGCTGGCATCACCACTACATTTAAATACCTCTTATGAACTCCTTAAGGAGGATTCTACTTTTATTAACAGAAATGCATTTATTGGATTTGATTATCAGATTTCGGCAAGCAACGTTACATTTTTTACCAGGTTGAAAACCTCAAGGTTATTAAGTACAGAAGGGCTTGAGGACATTTTAAGTCTGCCGGAAGTCAATGACTTTAACCTTAACTATTACGGTATAGGCTACGGCGCGAATAGTTTCAATGAGCAAGTAAACAGAAGATCTGGCATGAGTACATATATAGAGATAGCAGTGGGTACCAAGAAGATCAGAAAAAATGTATCATTACCTTCTGAAATATATGATGGGATTGAGCTCAATACAGTACAATATCAATTGGAAGGTCATTATCAATATTATTTACCAATTAGCAAGTTGCTTGTTTTTCATCAAAGAGTAAAAGGAGGTAAGATTATTAATGATCAGCTTTTCAAAAACGACCTGTTCAGATTAGGAGGTTTAAGGAGCCTGAGGGGGTTTAATGAAAACTTTTTTTTCGCTTCAGACTATCTGCTTTCCAATGTTGAGCTTCAGTTACATTTTGATGAAAACTCATCCTTGTTCGTCTTCTATGATCAATCCTATATGTATTTCGATCTTGGTGAAAATAGTATGATTGATTATCCTTTGGGGATTGGAGCAGGCATAAGTTTTGCCACTAAAGCAGGCATAGTGAGCTTGGTATATGCAGTCGGTAAATCAGAAAATCAGGAACTCAGTACTCGTCTTTCAAAATTTCATTTCGGTTATATAGCTAAATTCTGATAAATTGCAGCTAAATCTTGATAAGCGTGAGAAAAAGACTACTATATATTTATACATTTTTTTATTTGATATCTATGGTGTCCCCTTTGGAGTCTTTTGGTACAGATACAACCGTAGTGAGGGATCTGTCCCATGACTGGTATTTTTATGATGAAGGTAGCGAAAGTTACTTTCCTTTGGTAGACAGGACCTCTTTCAGAGGTCGGACAATACATTTTGATGTAGCTCCATCAGAATTTCACAACAGCATACTACAAGTTGGTGGTGGACAAGGGTTTTCTTTCTTTATCAATAATAGAATGATAGGAGTCATAATGAATAAGCAATCTTATGATATTGATAGCCTTAAGCAAATCTTTGGTTCAGATAAGTGGCATTTTACAGTATATAACAAAAATCTGGACCCCTTTGCTGTATTTACACGGGTAGTACAATATAGCAAATCAGATAAACCCCTTGCCGAAAACACAATTATTATAAAGACACGTGAATTTCATCCATTTTATAATTTCGCTATTACTGCATTGATTTTGATATGGGCCTTTTTAGCTGCATTGTATAACTATTTCCCCAGGATGCTGTCTGATTTTTTCAAAGCAGGCAAGGCTTTTTCCTTAAGGGAAAGTGACGAAAATTTGTTTAAGAGCAGGCCATTGAATCAGATTAACCTTTTAATATATCTCTACCTTAGCTTCATGGTGGGCCTGGTATTATTGCTGATTGTTTATCAATCAGGCATTCATGTCGAAGCAGGCATATTTAACCCCGATGGCTATTGGGATAGCATGTGGAAATGGTTACAGTTATCTTTGTTAATTATGGGGTGGTTTTTTTCTAAATATTTGTTAATCAACAATATGTCGTCCCTCTTTAAGCTGGGAGGCTTTGCAGTGTCTCATTACTTCAATTATATAAGAATGAGCCTGATCATTTTTACAGGTGCCTTACTTGTATTGGTGCTTTCCTACTTTGGATTCGGAATTTTTTCGGAAGGTTACTATGCTATATTTATCAACATTATATTGATCCTGCTAGGATTAAGGGTGGTAATATTGTTTTTTAAATTATTGAGTTCAGCCTCATACAAAACTTTACATTTATTTTCATACCTTTGCGGCACTGAAGTAATACCGTTTGGTATTATTCTTTATTTAGGATTAAATCAACCATTCTGATTTACTAAGAGCAAAGAGTAACTGTTGAGTGAAGTTATGACCGATCAAGTGAAAGATAGGATGCGTCCAGTAAAGAGCATCCTCGTTTCTCAGCCAAAACCTAGTGATGAAAATTCGCCTTACTTTAAGTTGGCGGAAAAGTATAACCTAAAAGTAGATTTCAGGCCATTTATTCAGGTGGACCCGGTATCTATTAAAGAGTTCAGGCAGCAAAAGATTGATATCCTGAAACATACGGCTATAATTTTTACCAGTAGAAATGCTGTTGACCATTTCTTCAAAATCTGTGAAGAAGTGAAAATAGAAATGCCAGCTGATATGAAATACTTTTGCATTTCAGAGCAAACGGCTAACTACCTGCAAAAATATATCGTCATCAGAAAGCGAAAAATTTTTACAGGACATCGTACGGCAACAGATCTGCTGGAGATATTAAAAAAGCATAAAAACGAAAAGTACTTATTCCCATGTTCGGATATCAGGAAAAATGATATACCAGATTTCCTGAGTCAGAATGGGTTTAATTATAGTGAGGCTATTATTTATCGTACGGTAGCTAGTGATCTTTCGGATCTTGAAAATGTGTATTATGATATTCTGGCTTTCTTTAGCCCGTCTGGTATCAATTCGCTTTTAGTCAACTTCCCTGAGTTTAAGCAAAACAATACGAGAATAGCAGCTTTTGGTCCGACAACAGCTAAGGCTGTAAAGGACGCAGATCTGATTCTGGATATAGAGGCACCATTACCAAATGCGCCCTCTATGACAGGGGCAATAGAGTTGTACATCAAGAAGGCGAATGGCATCAAATAATCCGGGGTTTATTTTCCTATTTGGTAAATCATCCGGAATCTTTGTCCTTTTAACGCAAAATTCTTGAATCTATTGTCAAAAATAACTTATATTTAAGACTGCTTTTGACTATAGATATGCGAAGAGTTATTTTTTATATATGGTTAGGGGCGTTATTTTTTAGCCTTAACGCTGCAAACGCCCAACAAGATGCGCAATTTTCATTTTATATGAAAAACGCCCTTTACTATAATCCTGCTTTTGCAGGAACAGAGGGTATTACGCAATTGACTTTGCTTCATCGTACCCAGTGGGCTGGGTATAAATCATCGTTTGATGATGGTGGGGCACCTAACACCCAGGTTTTTAGTATGACAACTCCAATCTATAGATATAGGAGTGGTTTTGGGGCGCACGTGGTTAATGATAACCTGGGACCAGTTAATAATCTTGAAGCCCAGCTTTCATACGCTTATCATTTAGGAATTAAAAATTCCAAATTGAGTTTTGGTATCAGAGCAGGGGTATTTTCTCAATCTATAGATAAGGGGCAGTACAGGCCGATTGATGAAGGAGATCCCGTTATCATAGAAAGCTCAGATTCTCAGGTAAGGCCTGATATGGCCCTGGGTGTATATTACCGATCTGAGAAGTATTATGCAGGCTTTAGCATGAATCATATTCTTAAGTCTGAATTCGACTTCGGAGTTGATGTGGTTAGAAATGCACTTGAGAATCATGCTTATTTAACTTTTGGTTATATATATGAAGTGAATTTTGATGTTAAATTATCACCATCATTTCTTGTACAGACCGATTTTAATGAATACAGTTTTATATTAGGCGGTATGGCTTATTATAAGGACCAGTTGTGGGGAGGCCTGTCATTTAGGCAGTCAGATGACATAAATCTTTTGTTGGGCTACAATTTTTTGAAGGATAAGTCGTTAAGTTTTGGCTACTCTTTTGGTTATGTAGTAAAAGATCAGGATGCGAAGCAACCTACAACTCATGAAGTGTTATTGAGTTATCAATTGCCTGTGAATCCTGGTAGTGGCAAAAAGGTTATCCGCACCCCAAGATTCAGACATTAAGAATAAAAAGATTTTGCTTTTAATAAGAATTTATTCAATTTGTAAAATATCTATATTAATAACGGTGGTTTTAAAAACTCTTATTGAAAGATTTTAAATAGAATTTTTTTTATATATTTCCACTTCAAATTTAAACAAACATGGTTGGCTTTAACTTAAATTAATTAAGTTAAAGGTTTTAAAGAAAAGTGTTATGCGTAAAGTTACAAGAAGATTCCTCTACTCATTGTTGTTGTTGGCACCAGCAATATTAGGAGGTTGTGGACTCTTAGGCCTCGGTGGCGGCGGAGGAGATCAGGGCGAGCTAGTTGGTGTGCCCGGACGAGAAGGTTGGGTTATGACGCTACCTTATGGTATGGTTCCTATCCCTGCCGGTACATTTCACATGGGGCAGGCTGATGAAGATCCTGCGTCAACACAGATCAACTTCAACAAACAGATCACAATCGGGTCATTCTATATGGATGATACCGAAATTACAAATAATGAATATCGTCAGTTCATTAATCATCTGCTCGAAGACTCTGTAAGTGTATTGGGTGAGGATAAAATCATGAGTGATTACTATCCCGATACTACTGTTTGGGTCAGAGATTTTGCACACCACATGGGTGACCCGGTTCAGGACTACTATTACTGGCATCCCGGTTATGATGATTACCCGGTAGTGGGTGTGAACTGGGAAGCAGCAGTTTATTTCAGTAAATGGAGAACTGCATATTGGGCTGACTTCAGAAGAAGTATAGGAGAGGTGCCCATGCCTTCTTTCAGGCTTCCCAATGAGGCAGAGTGGGAATATGCTGCAAGAGGAGGAAGAGATATGGCGAAGTACCCTTGGGGTAATCCATATATAAGAAACTCAAAAGGATGTATGCTTGCCAACTTCAAACCAGGCAGAGGTAATTTCTATGACGATGGTTTTGCATATTCAGCACCAGTTGCATCTTATTTTGCGAACGACTACGGGCTTTACGACATGGCCGGTAACGTATCGGAATGGTGTCTTGATGATTTCAGCCCTGTTTCTGTACCAACAGTCTGGGATTTGAACCCTCAATTCATCGATAAAAGAACTGATCCAAATAGTACAAAGTATGATCCGGATATCCTACCTAAGAAGGTTATACGAGGAGGCTCGTGGAAGGATGTTGCATATTATCTGGAGACAGGAACAAGGACTTTTGAGTTCAAAGATTCAGTCAGAGCATATATTGGTTTCCGTAATGCTATGACTCATTTAGGAAGATCATCAGGAACCGAATTTTAAATTTGATTTTTATTATCAAACACATTAAAATTAACTTTCATTAAAATTAAAACCTTAAGACAATGAGTAGAAAAAAAGGCGGATTTGCAGAACTTCTATTTAGGACCAT
This region of Fulvivirga ulvae genomic DNA includes:
- a CDS encoding cyclase family protein, which translates into the protein MKASFIINAKVYEADLTNPLDISIPLNAGSDNPNCYYAAPVNFETIRSGDFIGSVALGGSVNYQSISITPHGNGTHTECFGHISSDQGATLNKCLKRYHFSAQVITLPPTQKPNGDLVISFEDFQAVFQEGIEAIIIRTSPNTIEKLHRQYSGTNPCYMDSRIAELLCQKDVKHLLIDLPSVDREVDGGELKSHRAFWNMNGNIRKDCTITELIYVNNDIQDGLYLLNLQITSLEADASPSKPVLFKVKEY
- the hemW gene encoding radical SAM family heme chaperone HemW: MAGIYLHVPFCKQACYYCDFHFSTNQKYVREMVEALCTELKLQKDYLQQDPISTIYFGGGTPSLLTGEQLKKLLDIIKANYVIAPSPEITLEANPDDLTAEKLEILYQTGVNRLSIGIQSFNPAVLNYLNRAHSQQQALKCFEDARKSGFDNISIDLIYAIPADNHENWHRDLDQALALQPEHISSYSLTIEPRTTFGTWLLKGNIPPIDEEFSAAQFEILLERLSHSGYEQYEVSNFCRPGYHSRHNSGYWKQEKYLGIGPSAHSYDGVNRRFNISHNPKYLKAIAHSEIPYEADILTNEDRINEYLLTTLRTKWGANLEKLKNEWSYDLLADQREYLDRLLTKSYAIIDGKHLKLTRSGLLLADKISSDLFKI
- a CDS encoding BamA/TamA family outer membrane protein: MVRKLIYSTFFFLSAINLCHGQNYTLQFLGSDKTLDIVEEFQPLQQRVTDSLEVISQTNKLLASLYSRGYLRAETTRANFSNNVFRVGVNAGEQYYWAYLQQGSVPEVLLSKIGYRERFYINKPFKFGELARLFNKIVRQSENTGYPFASVKLDSITVVNNTIQSVLNYTSGPLITYDSLIIKGTDKVKIKWLMSYLEMRPGEVFNQGVLDKIASRINKLGFIELAAPVEVTFQNSQATVMLTLKNINANRIDGVVGILPNAQNDGKLLVTGQFDLSLTNLFNSGKRLDVEWQRLKPLSQFLHIAYRHPNMLASPLHLNTSYELLKEDSTFINRNAFIGFDYQISASNVTFFTRLKTSRLLSTEGLEDILSLPEVNDFNLNYYGIGYGANSFNEQVNRRSGMSTYIEIAVGTKKIRKNVSLPSEIYDGIELNTVQYQLEGHYQYYLPISKLLVFHQRVKGGKIINDQLFKNDLFRLGGLRSLRGFNENFFFASDYLLSNVELQLHFDENSSLFVFYDQSYMYFDLGENSMIDYPLGIGAGISFATKAGIVSLVYAVGKSENQELSTRLSKFHFGYIAKF
- a CDS encoding DUF4271 domain-containing protein, yielding MRKRLLYIYTFFYLISMVSPLESFGTDTTVVRDLSHDWYFYDEGSESYFPLVDRTSFRGRTIHFDVAPSEFHNSILQVGGGQGFSFFINNRMIGVIMNKQSYDIDSLKQIFGSDKWHFTVYNKNLDPFAVFTRVVQYSKSDKPLAENTIIIKTREFHPFYNFAITALILIWAFLAALYNYFPRMLSDFFKAGKAFSLRESDENLFKSRPLNQINLLIYLYLSFMVGLVLLLIVYQSGIHVEAGIFNPDGYWDSMWKWLQLSLLIMGWFFSKYLLINNMSSLFKLGGFAVSHYFNYIRMSLIIFTGALLVLVLSYFGFGIFSEGYYAIFINIILILLGLRVVILFFKLLSSASYKTLHLFSYLCGTEVIPFGIILYLGLNQPF
- a CDS encoding uroporphyrinogen-III synthase, which codes for MTDQVKDRMRPVKSILVSQPKPSDENSPYFKLAEKYNLKVDFRPFIQVDPVSIKEFRQQKIDILKHTAIIFTSRNAVDHFFKICEEVKIEMPADMKYFCISEQTANYLQKYIVIRKRKIFTGHRTATDLLEILKKHKNEKYLFPCSDIRKNDIPDFLSQNGFNYSEAIIYRTVASDLSDLENVYYDILAFFSPSGINSLLVNFPEFKQNNTRIAAFGPTTAKAVKDADLILDIEAPLPNAPSMTGAIELYIKKANGIK
- a CDS encoding PorP/SprF family type IX secretion system membrane protein gives rise to the protein MRRVIFYIWLGALFFSLNAANAQQDAQFSFYMKNALYYNPAFAGTEGITQLTLLHRTQWAGYKSSFDDGGAPNTQVFSMTTPIYRYRSGFGAHVVNDNLGPVNNLEAQLSYAYHLGIKNSKLSFGIRAGVFSQSIDKGQYRPIDEGDPVIIESSDSQVRPDMALGVYYRSEKYYAGFSMNHILKSEFDFGVDVVRNALENHAYLTFGYIYEVNFDVKLSPSFLVQTDFNEYSFILGGMAYYKDQLWGGLSFRQSDDINLLLGYNFLKDKSLSFGYSFGYVVKDQDAKQPTTHEVLLSYQLPVNPGSGKKVIRTPRFRH
- a CDS encoding SUMF1/EgtB/PvdO family nonheme iron enzyme, whose amino-acid sequence is MRKVTRRFLYSLLLLAPAILGGCGLLGLGGGGGDQGELVGVPGREGWVMTLPYGMVPIPAGTFHMGQADEDPASTQINFNKQITIGSFYMDDTEITNNEYRQFINHLLEDSVSVLGEDKIMSDYYPDTTVWVRDFAHHMGDPVQDYYYWHPGYDDYPVVGVNWEAAVYFSKWRTAYWADFRRSIGEVPMPSFRLPNEAEWEYAARGGRDMAKYPWGNPYIRNSKGCMLANFKPGRGNFYDDGFAYSAPVASYFANDYGLYDMAGNVSEWCLDDFSPVSVPTVWDLNPQFIDKRTDPNSTKYDPDILPKKVIRGGSWKDVAYYLETGTRTFEFKDSVRAYIGFRNAMTHLGRSSGTEF